One window from the genome of Nicotiana tomentosiformis chromosome 5, ASM39032v3, whole genome shotgun sequence encodes:
- the LOC104094619 gene encoding acyl carrier protein 2, mitochondrial-like, with protein sequence MAARNALLKYLRVEARPAAVGNPRRLIGTAFTQVFRRHFSEEVRGSFLDRSEVTDRVINCVKNFQKVDPSKVTPNAHFQNDLGLDSLDTVEVVMALEEEFGFEIPDNEADKINSINLAVDFIASHPQAK encoded by the exons ATGGCGGCGAGGAATGCATTGCTGAAGTACCTGAGAGTGGAAGCTCGGCCTGCAGCAGTGGGAAACCCTAGAAGGCTCATCGGCACCGCATTTACACAGGTATTCAGACGCCATTTCTCAGAGGAAGTGAGGGGCTCCTTTCTCGACAGGTCTGAAGTCACTGATCGTGTTATCAACTGTGTCAAAAACTTCCAGAAAGTTGATCCTTCTAAG GTTACGCCAAATGCTCACTTCCAAAATGATCTTGGTTTGGATAGCTTAGACACCGTAGAAGTTGTGATGGCCCTTGAAGAAGAGTTTGGATTTGAGATTCCCGACAATGAAGCTGATAAGATCAACTCCATCAATCTAGCTGTTGATTTTATTGCATCTCACCCTCAGgcaaaataa